The genomic region AGTGGGCGCCGTCCGAATCAGAAGCCTGGGAGTCGCCGGAATGGCCGTTGTAGGGATGGAATTGGCCAATACTGGGAATTGGCTCCCCAAGAACTTGGGCAGCGTAGTTCCCAGCAAAGACGACGCATTGACCTTGAACTGCCACGCCATTGTAATAAGAAGGGTTGCCTGGAACCCATCCTTGAGCCCCTGCTGACATCGGCATGCCAGTGAGCATGGCGGCCAATAGCGCCACCATGATTGCTACTTGAGTTATAGCCTGTCTCATTTTCATGTCCTTCCTTCTGAAAGAGAGCCGAGGTACAATTACCTCAGGAGGGAATATATCATTCTCATTATCTAAATACAATTATTTATAGCTCTGATAGCCAACCAATCATATTTACATTCCGTTGGTAAGCAGGTATGCCAAGGGGCGAATACCAAGAGCCTATGAGAAAAATCAGAGTCACAATCACCGGCGTTGCAATTGTTATAATAGTCGCATCAGCGGCCTTCATTTATTTTAGATCCGGCCAAACAGCAGGCCCCGCTTCCAATTCTATGCCAACCCCTGCTTCAGCCGTCCCTACACCCTCCGCAACAGGTTCCCATGCCAATACCTATGACGCAACGGATATTGGGCTTACCTTTACTTATCCCAACGGATGGTTTGCGTCCGAGGACAGCGCTTCCCAACGGATAAATATAGCAAATGCTCAGGGAGCATTTAATCTGGAAAACCGTCCGTCCAGCTATGAGCTTGTCTGGCTGTCGGCAGCACCTTACGAGACATCAGTTGAGGCAGAGGCTCATACGAAAGCCGGCGCGCCCGACTGCTGTACGACTTCCGGGAGCCCTATTGAGGTAACATCTGGCACAATAGTTGCCCGATCCCTTGTGATCAATACATATAAGTTCCAAGGCACCATTCAGGCATACTGGTCGAGCACATATGGCAAACGCTATTCCGCATCGATCATGTCGCCTGGACCGCAGAAAGATGAGATCGCAATACTTAAATCCATCCTCGCTACCATAAGCGTAAGCCAGTAAGCGCTGCCCAAATGAGGAGACCCGCCACGCCCACGGGACGTCTACTATCCTATTTAGTGGTAACCGTCATTTTAGGAGTCACAACCTATGTAGCCCTTCCACCCCCGCTGCTATCTCCGAGAGTCTCCACAACACCTCCTTCCACTCGCCAGGGACCCGCAGCTTCGTCCACACCAGCGCAAATCCAAGAAACCACCTTCCAAACCTCAGGAGGCCTGCGCTATGCAGACCGCGATAAGTACCGGCAAGAGCTTGTAAACACTTCAACAATGAGTGGGGCTACCGCTGTCCTAAACACTTTTTTTGACCAGTACGGAATAAGCATTTCCACCACCCAGGATACACTTCCCGCCACCGTAAAGCTCGACGCCATTTGGCAACGCCTGAGTCCAACCAGTCCTAACGACCTTTCTGACACCAAGGCCTTCGGGTCATGGCTGATCGACGAGTGGTCCAAGTACCCAAAAGCCTGGATCAAGGCAAGCGATATTCAGGCCGTTATTCTTGGCCGGGCACTTACCGCCACTAGCAATAATGCGGAAGAAGGAGTGGCAGAGCCGAATGGCATTATCCTTTACAATCTCGAGCTCTTCGAGAGATCGAACAATCCAGAGGACTACTACCGAGGGCTTATACACCATGAATTCGACCATGAGATAGAGTTCGGCATACGCCTATCCCCCGACCGTCCCGACGGCGACTGGTCAGCATTCAATCCCACGGGCTTTGCGTATGGCAAGACCTCTGACGTATCCGCCCACCCCAGGCAGTCGTTTGTCACCCCGTACGCCGAAACCACAATCGGAGAGGACAAGGCTGAGGCCTATTCGTATATGTTCGTGAATTCCCGCAGCAAGCAGCTTTCGCAGTGGGTGCAGGCAGATCCCGGCTTGGCCGGTAAGGTCACCTACTACAAGGCGTTTATAAAGAACCAAGTTCCGATCATGGACGACGCGTACTTCGCGGCGATAAACCCGTGACGACCGGCGGCCGAAGCGACGGCCGGAACCGTAAGCGCCTCGACCCAACTTCAATGCCTGCCCTCTCTACCCTTTTGCCTGGCCTTTCGGCCAGTCCTCAGCTGCTCAAGATCATACGGGGCGCCCAGCCTGGGGACTACTATTTCCCCGGGTTAAATGAACATTGAGGAATCACCCTAGTCCTCGCAGCCGCAAGGTGATAATGGCACTATGTTTTCATGCGCAGCGAGCCCTGCTAAGCTTGATCCGTAAGCTATAAGCGCAATATTCCCTATGAGCATGGAGCATCATAAACCAGAGCATCAGTCCGGCCCCTCCCACCAGCACGTCGAGGCGGGCTTTGAGGAGCGAATCAAGGGGCTAGAGCTATACCCTGCCGGCGAGCTTACCCTCACCGTAGTCCTTCCTGGCGAGGAGGGGGCGTTTACCGCTGACAGCGCCGCTGAGGCCCAGGACGTGGCGGACCGCCGAGAGGGGACCGTGGAATGATAAATCCTGGATTGCTAATCTTTGTTCCATGGCTAAAGCTATCGATGCCGACAATGCTTCTCAGGCTGCCGACGGTCGTGTCAATCAGATTTCCGCCAGCAATGGCACGAATGGCCTCTGCAATCACGAGACAGGAAACCGTAAGGCCAACGAATGGCACACCGGCTGCGGCGTCAGCCGCCAAGACGATCCCGCATCGGTCAAGGCCGAGCGCTTCGTATGCGGCACGGTTCCTGTCCACCTTCTCCTCACTGGTAAGTGTCCTCCGAGCGTCTGGAAAAGCAACCGCCGCCTTGCCCCTGTTAGTGAACGTTTGTACGAAGAACTCATCATAGTCGGCAGCCGTCGATCCCAAGCCTGCGTCGATGGACAATGCGAAGCCCGGGCTTTCGAGCAGACGGCGGGTAGAAAGGTTGTCGACTCCAGCAAGAAGGATACGGGGATCCGCATCGGCCAGAAGTAGCCGCCCGTCGAACCGGCGCTCCACAAGCCGCGTGGCGAAGCCGCGCGCCTCGAGCCAGCGGGAAACGACTCTCGTTTTTAGGTGCCCGATATGCCTGTGGTACGTAAGAACGCTGGTGCTCGGGGTTGAAAGCGTCACATGGTCGTCGTCTTGCAGGCACACCAGCGCCTTGCTGTCAGGATACGGCAACGCGGCCAGTGTCCAAGCGTAGGCTTGTCCAAGGTGCCCCAGGCCGAGCAGCCAAAGGCCGCTCGGGAGATAATATGGCTCAAGCCCCTCTCCGTGCCGCCAGTCCGTTCCGGGCATGGCGAGTGAAAGCCCGAGGCTGCGACGTCCGGCCCACCGATCCCGCCCCAGGAGATATGCGAAGCATTCCGATACTGCTAAGGCACCGGCCAAGACTGCCGCCAGCGGAAACATCGAATCCTCGGGCAGGCGGAACCCGTCTTCCGCCGGGAGCACACCGCCTGACCAGCCGCCATAGGTCACCCGTATGGCCGGGACGTCAGCCCCCTGGGATGTGCAGTCGCCGAGCAAAACAAGCGGCGCGTTGCTGAACGCCTCGCCAGCGATCTGGCCGCCCAGCCGCTGAATTGCCTGCCCAAGCGTTTGACCGCTACCGAGCCCCGTCACCAGTCTTTCATCCCCGTCAACTCCCACGATTCGAACGCCGCCGGCACAGGCCCTGGCCCCTGCATTTGCCATGGTCAGGAGGCATACCTGCCCGGATTCCGTGCGTACGGCGTCCTTCCCCACGACAATAGTGAAGGCGTATCGCCCGAGCATGGCGTATGCTGCGTCCACGGATTGGGCAAGCTGGAGATCGATAAGGATCTTGGCTGCTCTGTTTAGGTTTTCGCGATTGTGTTGCATTCTTTCAGCTCCAACGGCCTACGTATAGCTTTTGAGCGGAAGGCCCAGGTTTGACCTCGCTCCACTGGTGGTTTCCCAAGAACGTGTAGTACGCGACGTCCGCTGGCTGCGGTCTCCCCTGCGCATAATTGGGGACGATGAAGGCCAGGTGGCCGCTGGAGGCCATCATGGGATTATCACGGTCCAGCGGGCTTTGGAAGGGGGGACCGGGATGGGTATGGACATCCGCTACGACTTGCAGGCCGG from Capsulimonas corticalis harbors:
- a CDS encoding putative zinc-binding metallopeptidase — encoded protein: MSGATAVLNTFFDQYGISISTTQDTLPATVKLDAIWQRLSPTSPNDLSDTKAFGSWLIDEWSKYPKAWIKASDIQAVILGRALTATSNNAEEGVAEPNGIILYNLELFERSNNPEDYYRGLIHHEFDHEIEFGIRLSPDRPDGDWSAFNPTGFAYGKTSDVSAHPRQSFVTPYAETTIGEDKAEAYSYMFVNSRSKQLSQWVQADPGLAGKVTYYKAFIKNQVPIMDDAYFAAINP
- a CDS encoding Mov34/MPN/PAD-1 family protein — protein: MPISAWSHLVSELAARGDGVRESGAFLLGQTVKGRREAVRFAFYDDLEPGCLEAGYIIFTSVGYRKLWKILKESGLQVVADVHTHPGPPFQSPLDRDNPMMASSGHLAFIVPNYAQGRPQPADVAYYTFLGNHQWSEVKPGPSAQKLYVGRWS